Genomic window (Drosophila ananassae strain 14024-0371.13 chromosome 3L, ASM1763931v2, whole genome shotgun sequence):
TTGCAGCAGACACCATGGCACCATCTGTTATCGGCCACTCTGTACTCTTGTGAATCAATGTCACTCGTTTTCGGTTTGCCTTGACGGCTGTGGCAAAGGCCTTTCTAAGGTACTTCTCGTTACCTTCCTGGGTGCTCACAGAAATGGCTTCCACCACCCCCTTTACGGGGGAATACTCCAAATCCGAGTAGACGCCCATGTTGTTCTGAGCGATTATTCGAATGTTAACGTCCGGGAAACGGCAATTGAAGCCGGGAAAGCTACGCACTCGACACTTGAACATGTAGAGATCCAGATCGTTACACAGTTTCATAGACTTCTTCTTGGCCTCGGCATCCACCACATTCTCGACGTGCACGGCCGATCTGTTCCTTAACACCGAATTGTAGAAGTCGTCGGTTTCAAGGGGATCAATCACCTGTACCTCAACTGGCACCCTGGAGCTCTGCAGCATTGCCTGGACATATTTGGAGCCTTGTTGGCCAATTAGAGTTGTACCCGTAAGCAGGGTCACCATGTCAACGCCGCCGTATTTGGACGCGGGCATCAGGCTAACGGGTTCGACCCGGACACTACCTTTCACGAAATTCGCATTTAAACTAAAACTGTTGATGTCCGAAAGGTGGCGGATCAGGCCT
Coding sequences:
- the LOC6494138 gene encoding isocitrate dehydrogenase [NAD] subunit gamma, mitochondrial, encoding MLGSLKVQPLPLVKMTQGLIRHLSDINSFSLNANFVKGSVRVEPVSLMPASKYGGVDMVTLLTGTTLIGQQGSKYVQAMLQSSRVPVEVQVIDPLETDDFYNSVLRNRSAVHVENVVDAEAKKKSMKLCNDLDLYMFKCRVRSFPGFNCRFPDVNIRIIAQNNMGVYSDLEYSPVKGVVEAISVSTQEGNEKYLRKAFATAVKANRKRVTLIHKSTEWPITDGAMVSAAKEIHKDYEHCLELELMNVEDCIGRLITHPQEFDCIFSSDRYATMIATMCSGICGGANLFSAVEIGDFHAVFKPLQVKLSLTNYPILSPYGIVNTIVDLFDHLGYTECGDALWEQMLRTMESGIKTKDFGGEDSGEYVICNIINRLRCRGFQNN